The Candidatus Thermoplasmatota archaeon DNA segment GGGTGCGCTCCAGATAATTGATGGCAAGGCCAAGGTCGTGAATGAGGTGTTCTGCGACGGCCTCGGTGCATGCATAGGTGAGTGCCCTGAAGGGGCGCTAGAAATCGTCGATAGGGATGCCCCTGAGTTCGACGAGGAAGAGGTCAAGAAGCACATCGGCCACGGAAAGGCACACGAGAAGGAGCCGATCGGGCTGGAGCCGTGCGGGTGCCCATCCCATAACCCGATGGTCCTAACTGCGGGAGGAGCGAAGGGAGGGCATGGGAAACACCACGGTCCAGAGCGCGAGGAGCTGCCCCCCGAGCTGACCAACTGGCCGGTTCAGTGGAGGCTCGTGAGCCCGTCGATGCCTTTCTTCAAGGGCGCTGATGTCCTCTTGGCGGCGGACTGCGTACCGTTCGCTTTCCGAGACTTTCATGGCAAGTTCTTGGAGGGCAGGCCGGTCATAATCGGATGCCCGAAGCTCGACGATCAGAAGGCCTACCTGGACAAGCTCACAGACATCTTCAGGGACGCCACCCCGAAAACCGTCAACATCGTCCACATGGAGGTCCCGTGCTGCCACGGGCTCCAGAAGATCGTGGACGAGGCCGTCAGGCGGTCGGGGAGGAACATTCCTGTTCGAACAACAGTGGTCGGTATCAAGGGAGATATCCTGAAAGCCGGCTGAACCTTTCACGCGGATAGACTATTGAACCGGGAAGCCATACGCCGCATCGATGCCGCTGGACATAACTTGGACCAGGCGCGCGATGCGGCTTCCTCCCGAGGTCCGGGAGGAGCTTGCAAGAATGCTGGACAAGGTCCACCCGCACTTCGCGGAGATCAGGCGGCCCATGAAGGTCGGCATAACGCGGTTCTATGACGGCCTCGTGTTCCAGTCCAACGCCGGCAAAGTCAAGCTCATGGTGGACGTCCACAGATCCAGAAAAGGCGGTTGGAAGTTCCCCACCTACTGGACTCTGGTGCACGAGTTCATGCATCTGGTCCAGTTCAACGACGACGGAATCCCAGGAGGAGAACGCGCGATCGACATCCAGGCACTGACCAGGGTGCCCCCGGGGTTGATCGACGACTCCCCGTGCTATCTGGTCGTCCCGGAGGAG contains these protein-coding regions:
- a CDS encoding 4Fe-4S binding protein, which encodes MVKRKIIEIDEDKCNGCGACVTKCAEGALQIIDGKAKVVNEVFCDGLGACIGECPEGALEIVDRDAPEFDEEEVKKHIGHGKAHEKEPIGLEPCGCPSHNPMVLTAGGAKGGHGKHHGPEREELPPELTNWPVQWRLVSPSMPFFKGADVLLAADCVPFAFRDFHGKFLEGRPVIIGCPKLDDQKAYLDKLTDIFRDATPKTVNIVHMEVPCCHGLQKIVDEAVRRSGRNIPVRTTVVGIKGDILKAG